The genomic stretch AGGCAGGGGCCGCAGCCGGGGGCATTAAAAGTAGCCCCGGCCTCAATCAGGGTCTGTACACAGCCTTTTTCCATGGCTGTTTTGTACACCTCCATGGAGGCGGGGATAACGACCATCCGGGTTTCCGGGAATATTTTCCTGCCCTTTACCACCTTTGCCGCAGCCTCCAGGTCCTCCAGACGTCCGCCGGTGCAGGAACCGATAAAGGCCTGGTCCACCTTGACCGGGGAGACCTCTGAAAAGGGAAAGACGTTGTCCACACTGTGGGGACAGGCAAGCTGGGGCTCCAGGGAGGATACATCGAAGAGGTGTTCCCCGGCGTACCGGTAGCCCGGATCAGTCTCATCCTGGATGTAGTCCCTGCCGAAACGCTGCTCTACATACTCCAGCACCTGCCGGTTCGGTTTCATCCAGGCAGTCTTGGCGCCCATCTCCACCGCCATATTGCAGATTGTCATACGATCTGCCACCCCGATGCGTTCCACGTATTCTCCGCAGAACTCAACGGCCTGGTAGACCGCGGCGTCGGCTTTGAGTCTGCCAATAATGTGAAGAATCACATCCTTGGCAAAAACTCCGGCCTGCGGAATCCCGGTGATCTCAATCTTTATAACTTCAGGGACCCTTAACCAGACATCTCCGGAGATCAGCACCGTCGCGGCATCGGTGGCCCCGATCCCGGTACCGAAGGCCCCAAAAGCTCCGTGGGTGGTTGTGTGGGAATCGGTAGCCACCAGGATCATACCGGGACG from Marispirochaeta sp. encodes the following:
- a CDS encoding 3-isopropylmalate dehydratase large subunit, producing the protein MHAVEKILARAAGVNSVTTGEILNCSVDFIELNDLYLQVVRSFFEMGGTKVWDPDKVSFVFDHYSPAPTIRTAQIHKEMREFAKEQGFTHHFDINTGVCHQVMPEAGLIRPGMILVATDSHTTTHGAFGAFGTGIGATDAATVLISGDVWLRVPEVIKIEITGIPQAGVFAKDVILHIIGRLKADAAVYQAVEFCGEYVERIGVADRMTICNMAVEMGAKTAWMKPNRQVLEYVEQRFGRDYIQDETDPGYRYAGEHLFDVSSLEPQLACPHSVDNVFPFSEVSPVKVDQAFIGSCTGGRLEDLEAAAKVVKGRKIFPETRMVVIPASMEVYKTAMEKGCVQTLIEAGATFNAPGCGPCLGTHAGILAKGEVCVSSTNRNFPGRMGSGEASIYLGSPALVAVSALSGKLADPRDYIKRNSP